The DNA segment ATTCTCAGACCTGGGTGTGCCTTCATCTCAGCTGGATATGGCCTCAAGGGAAGGAGAAATCAGTTAGGTCATTCCTCTGGGGCATTTCAGAGTAAAACTATACTCCTAACTATACTGTTACAAGTGTAAACCCCCTCTTTTCCACCATCCTTGACCATCTGTGTTTACTTTGGGCCAAAGTTTGTTGTAGCAGAAATATTAACATCCTGAAGGACCAGTGCTGGATTATTGCACAACACTGCGACATAATACAAGAGTACACATGGCGTGTTTGATGTGGACTCTAAATTGCTTTCTTTTGTACCTCCTTTGTTTACTTTGTTGACAGTTTTTGATATGTGCTAGTGCCGATACGGCTCCAAAGTGAGTCCAAGTCATCAGATCCGAGGCCCCGAGGGCGCGGCCAGCCTGCATGTGTGGACACGACTCACCGGTCGTGCTATTGTAGGATTTTGTTTGTCAAAAAATGTTCCGTGGGAAAAGACACTGTATGATTACTTTTGCTTTGTCAgactaactaaaaaaaaaaagaagcatttttccTCTCACGTAATGAATTTTACAAGGGTTTCGTGTTTCTCCTTTCAGGAACAAGCAGATCTCTGGCTAATCTTAGAGTAGTGAGAAATACCGAAATACAAAGATGAATGATGTGGCAGATTGGCTCGTGCAAAACAGGGATAAAATCGAGAAAGGCGTGGAGATCATGGGGCAGGCCTCCGAGGTGCTCGCCGCCACCGTGGGCCAGCTTCACCCTGTCTTGGAGGCCGTGTTTCGCgcctctgcagagctgctcagCAATCCGGACAGCAAAGAGGCTCGCTACATTGCACAGCAGTTCGAGAATGTCAACCAGCAGCTCGAGGGGATCCAGGACACCATCGATCAAATCGCCTTGGAGCTGCGGAGGACATCGATGAACAAGCAGAACTTTGATCGGGAGGCGCAGATGGTCAGCCAGTACGAAAAGTTCCAGGACTTTGTCAACGCCAAGTCAAAgttcaaagagaagaagatggagaagtTCATCATCCACTACGAGAACACGGAGGGCGACTTGAACTTAGATGCTCTCTACAATGCTGTGGTTGGCTCCAACATCTCAGGAGACCAAATTCTGGAGACTGTAGTCACCACTGAACAGAGGAGTAGGAGGGCCGTGGAAGATTTCTGTGCCCGGCTGAAGAAGCTCTTTGTTGTCGGGATTATTGCCGTCATGGGCTACGCTGCTCTCAAGAAAGGGGCGGTGGGAGAGGAGATGGTGAAAAGGTGGCAGGAGCGGATGGAGGATGTGGAGAAGCGGATGAAAGCGGCTGTGGACGAGTGTACAGAGAAGTTTGCTGATCAAGCCAAGCTTGACGTGGAGCGCCTGGTGATGGAGAATCCTGGGAATGTCAACGAGGAATTTGTCAAATCCCTCAAGGATTCATTAATTAAGAAGTATGACTGGGTGAACTGGTCCATCCGGGCCTTCCGTGACAGGGagcgtgttttctttttcaactGGCTGGCAGGGAAGAAGTATCACGGCAGCGGGGGAACCAACTGGTTTGACATTTTAACCAAAAACAAGATCAACGTGGTGGTCTCCTTCTGCGCTAGTCCCAAACCGATTAACAAGAATCAAATCCAGGAGCAGATCGAAGGCCAGAAGCTGAAAGGAGACATGATAGCTGTGGCTCTGTCTCTGAAAAAGAGCTTCCCCGACCTTCTGGTGCATGCTGTCAGCCACTACAAAGAGGTGGTGGAGACCAACAACTTCCATGAGGATTGTTACTACTATGGAAAACAGAAAGGGGCTTACTTGTGTATCCACCCAGAATAGACTCCTGATGGGGCAGGAAGCGATGCCTAATGCACGATGCAGCGATCTACAAATCAAATTAACCACCCCCTTTATCAGACGACTGTGCATATTTCtattaaatgtaaatttgtatTCGTGCCTGTTGGCCGTGTTAATGCCTAATCTGTGTCCAGGCCCAGGCACTGGtgtctgttttgtctgtttgtttttagttgttgctgttttcagaAACTTCTGAGCTACTGAAGATctctgtggttggtgtttgtGAGTTCTAAGGAATTCCGCCCTTGTTAGCTCAGGTACTTGGGAAATATGGAGTTATTGCAGCAATGTTAGTGCGTGTTGCAagtctttcacaaaacaaataaatcaaattaataaataaatcaaatttagTGATGAAGCTCTGAGctttaaaatcttaaaatcCTCGACAACCGTGTGCCGGAGTTTGTTTCCTGTGTGTAaagttttcctcattttcagaTAGAAAAACTCTTgatgttttaaataaacacatctgAACAACATCCAACAGTTCAATTGGTAGAGACTGTTTTTATGTGCAAGTTAAAGGTTAGATCTTGATCAAAGGTTGCTCCAAGGTTCCTCGCAGAGAGATTAGAGAGAGTGATGATGTGATCGGCTAATCTGTCCTTCAGACATTCAGGACTAAACACAACGACCTCAGTTTTGTCTGAATTAGAAGGTCATTGAGGTCGTCCAACACTATATGTCTTTAAGACAAGCCTGGAGCTTCAGTAACTGCTCTGCCTACAGCTGcatgtcatcagcatagcaatgGAAGTTTATTCCATGCTGCAGAATAATCTTTCCTGAGGGAAATGTTCATAAAGTGGAAAGAcaaagtacagaaccttgtggaactctgTGACTAACCTACTATATAAAGAGGAAACATcgtgagcaaactggtatctacctgataaatatgatcttaACCAGTCTAGTTTactccctttaatcccaataaCACATTCTAGTCTATGTATAAGGATGCTTATTAAAGGCAGCATAGAGGTCCAGTAGAACCAGCATTAAAACCATAAAAACCAGTCCATTGTCTGAAGCTTTGAGCAGATCACAAGTAATGGTCTGATGTAAAACCTGACTGTTcctcagctggtccagtaatcaAGTCACCACCACTTTCTCAAgaacttatatatatatatatatatatatatatatat comes from the Takifugu rubripes chromosome 7, fTakRub1.2, whole genome shotgun sequence genome and includes:
- the LOC101076193 gene encoding uncharacterized protein isoform X1; translated protein: MNDVADWLVQNRDKIEKGVEIMGQASEVLAATVGQLHPVLEAVFRASAELLSNPDSKEARYIAQQFENVNQQLEGIQDTIDQIALELRRTSMNKQNFDREAQMVSQYEKFQDFVNAKSKFKEKKMEKFIIHYENTEGDLNLDALYNAVVGSNISGDQILETVVTTEQRSRRAVEDFCARLKKLFVVGIIAVMGYAALKKGAVGEEMVKRWQERMEDVEKRMKAAVDECTEKFADQAKLDVERLVMENPGNVNEEFVKSLKDSLIKKYDWVNWSIRAFRDRERVFFFNWLAGKKYHGSGGTNWFDILTKNKINVVVSFCASPKPINKNQIQEQIEGQKLKGDMIAVALSLKKSFPDLLVHAVSHYKEVVETNNFHEDCYYYGKQKGAYLCIHPE